AAATACTCAGGTGATTTGGAATCTGCGTGAAATTTGAGTCGTATAACAACAAATTGATTGATATTTATAGCGTTAAATTAGATATTGTGAACTGCCCAATGAATAGCCTATCAACAGATGAAATTTTTGAAGATTgggttattacttatcgattctaatcggtaagtatgttgataggtatttgtctgtttatctgtctgtttgtctgttagatgcacgcgagtctgctgcagattttgcatgtctattcatcatatctcggaccagtagcctattgattttgggcgaattatgtcgtataattagcgagttattaattaattagtgatgggacacaaggtgtcactatggagtaagagcgctgttttgggggatcccctaactttctatcgataagtcttcggtctctgaccgatattctcgtttggaTGTTGGTATTGCTACCATTGGATCATTAGGCTGTTACGCGTCTGCGTATGTATAACTGTTATTTAGTCACTGCTATGACTCGGGTTAGGCACAACAGGTGGAGATTTATTTGCTCACCTTGTTGTGACGTGCAGATTGTTTATGATTtggcaaaatacaaataattcgaTAAAAATGTCGTTCTTATCTGAGGTAATTGGAGCCGTTACTTCAAGAGTCGCTTAACATGGACTATTTGATACTGTACCTCAGTCTAGAAGAGTCTAatgaattgaattattttgcTAAATAATCGCTGTTGTTGTAAAGATTGCTGATGTTGCAATATATCACTTTTTTCTACAGCCAGTAGACTAAGTTTTTGACAATCAAAGCACGATTAGCTTACGTATCTTGCCTGTaactaaaattttgtattttatggaataaaaaattgaCGTCATAATAAACATTAGTCAATGACATTATATTAGATTTTTGTGACGTGACGTGATTGTAAAAGATGGGCCTAACAAACAACCTAGCGCCTCTCATTGTCTAAATCTGTCTATGTGGTCTgaccggtgaccgtacatttgaacccacgtacatttgaacccatgcgtatatccacgggttcaatctatatgcgggtgctaaaacccatgggttagtatgggtttaactatccgtgaaacaaaaaaaatcccataggtgcaattgtcgtgggttcaaatgtacgtgggttcaaatgtaatggaaccggtcTGACCGACTACCAATAATGCGATGCACAGTTTAGAAGGCAAATCCTGGCGAGAAAGGAGTACTTTGCAAGTATCTTTGACACGAAAAAAAACTCCCAAATAGTTTCCGTCACGGATTTCTATCGAATTTCATGACGAAGGTAATAACAGGTTAACTTTTGCAGCTCCAGAAGGGTGTGTAGGAggtatggaggtaactaatttcgttcgcctttttacatcgagttgtgtgaagggactgaaatctacgagcagggggtatattcacttggctaacacagacggtacccgaactcgtaatagaactaaaataaggaaaatcggaatgaaattatggcctaaccttaacctagtacacacaccACGGAAGTACCTAACTTTTTACGTGGATTCGTGAATGTCCCTCCGATTTGTTATCGTAGAATTTACATTCGTATTTTCAGATTATATAGAAAATATACTCTTGTACgtgtgttttatatttattgcatcTTTTTATACAATACTATATTCGGTGATCAACAAAATAATCACTGAAATCACAAATTATGAACAATTTCATATAGATATAAACAGATGTAagtaatttaattaaaaattaatcagCAGATTTTCTCTCTTAATATCCCAATAACATTATGGCAACCTTAGTGGTGCAGACAGTTTAGACCAAAGTACCATAGCAGTCGTCCCCATAACATTCTGGAAATGGAAAGATACTTGGTATGATGTTGGTTTCTGTTGTGCATTCAAAGTGAGTCCCATCAGGACCAGGGAATGTCATCTGGAATATAAATCGTTGTTACAAATCCACAAGTTTGTATTAAGTTCGTAATAGACCCGATTCACATACAAAAATGTTAGCTATCCCACGtagtcattttattatttttggttCATCCAATATTTCGGCATCGATTCGGGAAATAGAGGAAgcgtgtctcaaaaatgtcgtgtcccacttgcccCGTGTGTCTCACCTGTCACCCTTTTTCCACTGCTGTCCCACTTGCGTTTGGTACGGGACTTGTGGGGAAAATGATGCAATCGGACAAGTGGAAAAAGAATGTGTCGAGTGAGACAAGTAATGCCATCGATACATCCGCGTGGGAAATGTGGGACACATGATAATATTTCTTAACGACGTAGTCGTAGAGGGAGTTAACTAAAAATAGTTTAGCTGTGCATACctgtataaaaaaaactctcCATCCACCTTGGAAAGGATTATCTATTTCTGCTTTGTAATGGAATTCATCTATTTTAGTAGCGTTTGCGTGAGCCCACAAATTAACCTGAGGCGTTGGTCCGTTGGGGCCTCCTTTGAGAAGACGAAAATCTCTCCTAAAATAGAATATATTGTTCTGCCATTAGATATAGCCAGATAGACAAATGCATAAAGTGGTGCATATATACGTCGAACTAAAATGTAGGTAACAGGCTGTGTGCCACAATACAAACTGAGATAACCTCGTTTTAGATTCCGAAACAGCGTGGAAATATCTGACAAGTACTGGTTTGGTATCCATGGTTACTTCAATAATTCCACCGGTTGCTGTACTTGCAAATGTCCAAGACACTTGTGGAAGTGTGAATCCCTGCACAAACAGTGTTTAAACGGTAAAAATATAAGTTAACAAATTAAAATGGGTAAAGTGGCAAATAGAAGGGACGGatagaaaatgaatgaataaaagaAACGAAGAAATGAGTTGAAGAAAGAATAATGTAATAAGGAAGACGAgaataaaaatcaaactttttctACCTTCATAACACTAACATAAAACGCTTTTATGTTGAAGAAAAGTTGCAATTCGTGCCCAGCACAAGAATGTTCAGCATTTGGTAACATATTCACGTAAGTTGGTCCTTCCATCTCAGTCAAATAGTAATGAGAATCATCAGGAAGAAAGAATTCGTCACCACCAGAATTAAATATCATCTTAGGCATAGTCAGACGATCTTTGTAAGCTGTGATATTAATCATAATTTAATTAGCAGTAGTCTATTTGAAACTTGTAATTAgtttaaaattaaagtttaaaatTCCTACAGTTGTAGTTCAAAACGGAGAATAGATTAATTATTACAAGCGTGAGCATCAAATCTTACAAATGGGATCCACAATATCTGCCATTTTCTGTGTGTTAGGGTGATCTAAATCTCTTGTTATATTCTGTTCGTAATAATCCTCCATTGCAAAAGACCATCCACCGTATGCTCGGTAATGATGATGGAGATTCTAAGAAATCCAAATGTAAAAAGGATGGTTTAGTACAGAGTCATATTGCGCTACAGTTTTGTGATTAGGATGAGATTGATCTCTCCCGCGGTTCAGTGGCATTGGAAGGAAAATACGGGCTTTACTGATAGAATTTTATTAGCCTTTAGAATTCCAAAAACCCTCACATCAGATTGAGACGCAGAGCTGTTATTTCACTTTCATTTTCGAACTAAAAAGTGTAAGTACCCAAACTGTCAAGTTTTGACTATCCATTGTATGTTGTTTCTATGCTTCATAGAAATGTTtctatgaattaaaataaatataatgtcCGATTCAAATCAAAAGAACATagcaaataaaagtaatagactTCTAAAGACTCCATCAGCCTTTTTTCAAGCAATGAAATCGATTTAGTTAGTAAATCGATTTAGCCTCCTTTAGTTGAGGAGGAAAGAAATATTTCACTAAAcaactcgaaaaaaaaagctcCCCTTTAAAAATTCTTACCCAATAGAGGAAATGGTACGTTACtcataaacaaaaaatgttgagTAGTTATAAATCAGTTACATTCAAATCTATTTCACTATGTACTTACCGGAACCATGTTCAATACGTCAAGGACAATTGGAGTAATGCATTTCACTCGTTTGTAATCAACGGCGCCGGTAGTCCAAGTAGTCCATCCACGCTATGTAACAATAcgtatacatataaatatttacaaatgtCAGTAAGTAAGGTTATTTATTAGCAGAATTAAGAGCACTCAATTATGTACATATGACAGCTTATATCAATTTTGTTTGTAGTAAAGATGCGAAGCATTTACGCTTCTTGAATAAGGCATAACAAATTTACCTTAGATGCACCGCCAACACAATAGTTTTCAACGACTTTTCCAACAGTTTTGTTGACGAAGTCAGTAACTGCATCCATTGCCTTCACTGATGCTTTTGTCATGGGCATACGTAGAAGCCATTCTGGCTTTGTAGGATCGTCGATGAAATGTCTGAGACAGATTTAGCAATTTAGTTCAATTGTTTTACTACTAATTTACATGAAATTTTCATGCTTTACCTCCAGGTATACGCGATTATTCCATCTTCCGTTCGTGATTTCTTTTCAGGGTCTTCTTTGAACATCAAATGCTCATTTGGAATTTGTTTCAAATCCGCAGTTACgctaataaaatcaaattttgtttacaaATCTGTAATATAGAATTTTGATACATTCGGTGACACACATATTATTTCACGTGACTTTTTTCCCCAACAATCCGAATGAGGCTTTGTACACGCGCTCACTCATTCAGACATAGGAATCTTTTAGGATGGGATATGATTTTCATATCTACCTCGGAGGAGAGGGAAGCCTATAAACCGCATAATCATGTagcaaaccatggcctctcgccCGGCTACGAGTCCATGACGGGTATTATAATAGTTACCCGGTTGTTTTGTTTTGAGATGCATGGTATGCTAGTATgtcgataggtatttgtttgtctgtcagGCACTTTcttatgttacgcgatatctcacgaatgctccaaattttgcatgtgcattcatcatatctcggactaaaagcctgttgatttggatgaattatatatataattattatatatatatagttattaattgattagtgatatgacacgcggtgtcgctcttgagtcagagcgaaggaatcgaaaccgctgatcgataagtcggcggtctccgatcgctatctagttcaACGCTTTTTCCTTCTTCAGTTTTTGCTAGCTTATAAATTAGTCAAAGTAACCTAAGTTGTTTTCGGCTTATAGCATTTCGTTATTTGATGTATACCCACATGATAAAAACAAACAGATATATATACCTTCCCGTCGATACTGCAATCAGACTCATAAATTCAACAAATGTATCTGTAGTATCCGGGGGAGTGTCTGTGTTACCCCCGCCGTCAATAAGCAAATATCCACTATTTTCCATGGCAGGATCGAAAACATCGGGAATGTTAATGATCAAATAATGCCACCATATTGACCTGGTTGTATCAGCATCTGTAACGTaaaattgcaaacaaatttttcaatgtACCTAATACCTGGCTCTCTAGATATAGAGTACAAAGTATAGCATACTTCAAATTTCGAATCTGAGTCTCGTTTTGCTTAAAAAGCAATTGACTTAAGTTGAATCGATTCGAAGTACCGTCACATACTTTAGAATCACCCTATGGATGTTAGACTAAGGAACAGCAAGGCGAACCACCCGAGGTCTTCCCTATCCCTTATGGAAGTAAATGTAGTAATTATTAATAGGAATGACTGATCTTGGTCGTAATCGAATCGATACATCACTTGCGACATCCTAGCTTTGCTGTCAAGTGTTCAGATCTATTAGTATTCCGCCAAAGTACCTGTCAGCCACCTCTGTGACGTCATATTCAGCGTGTATGACGTAACGCCTGGTGATTTGTACGTTCGATCCCGAAGAAGCTCGTATTTGAAATACCCATCGTCTTTCCACACGTAGTCGTCTAAAGGCGTGCTGCTTACTGTGGCGATCAGAGCACAAAACTACAAAAATCAAAAGAAATGACCATTGCATGAAATAGATCACACTCCAGAATtcagttataattttttttggatAAGTTCACATTTTAAAACATCGAATAGCTGCTTGATAAAGTTATTGTTGAGGAGACAGtataatataaaaacttttGTTTGACACGGATCACATATGTACATAATCCGACATATTCTTCAAGACATTATAACAAAATAAACCACTTACCAATATCACGAATTTCATGTTTTTCTTCGTATTATCGCTATCGCTACGTTGACGTTACCTATTGCTGTGAGATATATCACAAAAGTTCATATAcactattgaaaaattcaatttccaGTTTCATTTCATCTCAAAACACTAGTGAAAATAGGAACAATCTGAAAATGAATCTTCGTATACttgtaataaattttataaatactgATTGCCCATAACAGAATCATGAGCACTCCTTGATCAAGTAGATATTAACAACTCGGGTCGCATTTAGATTTTGCCAGCACATAGATAATTGCTATTCCAAAAACGGTATTTTTTTTACCAGTGCTCACATTTTGTTACCATtactatatttaatattattggatGTTCCTGCTTTTAGCAATATAATACTGGCTACACTTATTCTACCCACTCAACTTTTACCTCTTTTACATCACAGCTGATTATCCAATAAAGAATATACGTTATGCTCATAAGCAATGCCTATATTGTTTCAACCAACTTCAGCGTGTTACCCAATCGTATGCAATATTTATGTTTGATCATTTGcaaactcaaaaataaatatttatacacGAGACATGCTTGATCAACAATGAATCGAGAatagttttgattttaattGCAAATGTTTAATTATTAGCGGCACATGTGACAAGTTAATATTTAGTCAGATGCATTGCAAAtctgtttgtatattattatagtTCAAGCATGATTTATCAAACATATTCGAATTAAATGTGTTTTACCCTAGATTGTGTTTGAGtgtattaaatttgaaaatgtcagATCTTCTTGATGTACTTTGAGTGGtgtttcaattaaaataaagtcCTTGATTAGAGGTCGTTCTGATAACGATATCAACAAAATGCAATAAGGGAAGAGAAGTTTTTCGTCCGTAGCAAATAATAGAGAACAGGAAAGTGTTATAAAAATCCCTTTGCTAACAATAAATGTATTGCTCACAAAATATCATTATAAAGTTAAGTTTCAAGGTCACATTATACATTATAAAGTTTCAAGGTCATGTGTACCGACAATGTACAACACAGGATGACCCAACAAACAGAAACCAGATCATATAACAGGTAATAttttagagagaacataacCTTTGTCATAACCTCCATAGATCACTGCAACTATCAAGTACAATCATACAAATATAGAAGTTTGAAatgttgaatgaattttttttatttatctttcaaTTAACTGAGAAATATCTGTTTTTCTAGGTCACCATGCAGTTGGAAATTTATCAGCAGCTTGTCAGTTGAACGACACCACATATCAATACTTACACATGTCTGGTTTACGTGCAAGCGATTTAGGTAAATCGCCCACTGTGTTGGTTCGTGTTATAGTATAACATACAGACGAATTCTGCCGTCTGAATAAATGCTAAAAATTTGTTCCGTTGCTTGGAAAACTAATCAGTATAGTCGACAGAGCCTAAAAGCCAGTACTCTATGATATCTACAGTGCACCTTTATACGTTACTTAACTTCTGCCGAATACTGACTACAATTCTAATCTGAGAATGAGACacgtaaaaataatttataaatagttttatttttgagtgaaaCATAAtgatattgcaataaattatgCAAA
The genomic region above belongs to Styela clava chromosome 13, kaStyClav1.hap1.2, whole genome shotgun sequence and contains:
- the LOC120333422 gene encoding autocrine proliferation repressor protein A-like codes for the protein MKFVILFCALIATVSSTPLDDYVWKDDGYFKYELLRDRTYKSPGVTSYTLNMTSQRWLTDADTTRSIWWHYLIINIPDVFDPAMENSGYLLIDGGGNTDTPPDTTDTFVEFMSLIAVSTGSVTADLKQIPNEHLMFKEDPEKKSRTEDGIIAYTWRHFIDDPTKPEWLLRMPMTKASVKAMDAVTDFVNKTVGKVVENYCVGGASKRGWTTWTTGAVDYKRVKCITPIVLDVLNMVPNLHHHYRAYGGWSFAMEDYYEQNITRDLDHPNTQKMADIVDPISYKDRLTMPKMIFNSGGDEFFLPDDSHYYLTEMEGPTYVNMLPNAEHSCAGHELQLFFNIKAFYVSVMKGFTLPQVSWTFASTATGGIIEVTMDTKPVLVRYFHAVSESKTRRDFRLLKGGPNGPTPQVNLWAHANATKIDEFHYKAEIDNPFQGGWRVFFIQMTFPGPDGTHFECTTETNIIPSIFPFPECYGDDCYGTLV